TCTGCCTAACATCTGACTCTCTGaggtattaaaatattacaaaatcattactgtgctcatttaaatgcagttgTGCAACTGAGTTTTGTTCAACTAAAACCTTTTTTGCTGAAACCTCCTTTTAAAAGATGACCAGCTAATTACACAGCTATAAAAATTCTGTACCAAGCATAGGAGTTCTTGTTCAATTGAAAACATGTTcaagttttaaataaattaccCAAGCTTACAAGAAGCATAGAAGTAAAGTGTAacgtagtggttaaggagcaggactcataacctaaaggttgctggttcaattatctgctagggcactgctgctgtacccttggacaaggtacttaacccacaattgcttcagtaaatatccagccgtataaatggttaacattataaaaaaaataaaaataaaattgtaaccgatgtaagtggctctggataagagtgtctgctaaatgccaataatgtaatgtaatgtaaacgaAACTTAACCCTGATCAGCATAGCCTCTGTTATGATAAAATACCCAATAGTGAGAGAAATTTAACAACAAAGcatacaacaaaatgtaattgtggCTGTGGTATTAACAACATAACAACTCATCATCATTTTAGTTCTGTTATgatgaaatcattttgattcATTAAATTTTTACACAGCCATGAATTGGCCCATCACTTTTAAACTAACTGCTTTAGCCATTGCATGACTGAGCAAATCAGTACCACTTGGACAAGTGGTCTGATATGGACATGTACCTTTTGATTCTCGTCATTAtgtagaaataaagaaaatatattgaGATATAGTCCGTGAAATGACAGTCATCATCTTGTAGAGTATGTTAAAATCTGTTCTAAAATCTCTGCCCCTTTTAATCTCATATACACTGTATTACAGAGGAGGAAAATACTGCCTCCTCATTAAATTCTGATAAAACTGACACaatcacatgcaaacacatctgTACCGAAATGCAActatatgaaattattttgtaaatggaaACTCCTtgccaaaatacaaaaatctaATTTATTGTGTAAAAATCTAATTGTGTAAGATAAATCTGTTTATTCTAGAAGAGAATATGCATGTTAACCACACACATTATTGCTTTAAACAATGTAACCGACTTAACAGGGTCTCAATATTTCCCAAAGGTGTTGACACAAGAGAGGCCAAAGAACATAATTTTAACCATGTTTACCTGTGCACTGAAATGTTAagtaaatttaattaattaaaatagatTTCTCAACTACCATACTGCACGACTATTACAGTATTGGTAATTCACTATAAGTCCAAAGTTTTCTAGTTACTTAGTGTGCTTAATCACAATTTTCTCAACGACTGTACAGCATCTTTCAAAATTATAACTCTTCTCAACATATCAAGCCAGAGGAACAATtaaatacacagtatatacaatGCTGCTGAGTACtaactgcaaaaataatacTACTGCCTTTGAGAACAACATGCTGGCCATTCTGTTTGTAACTTAAAAAGGCAGAAGATTCAAAGGACAAAACTAATAAGTAGCTACCCAAatactgttgtatttttgtaactGAACATTTCAATTTTCTAAAGTCAACTGATATAAATGGATAAGCATGCAAGTGCACATTCAAGTGTAATGAGTCTTAACTTCAAATAATTTTGAAGTGGCTGTGCCTGAGGAGCTACTGTGTGTAAGGACCTTACATTTCAGAGAGAGAAGGTCATTTTTGAATGGGCTGACTGCAATAAATAAGTTAAAACCTATTCAACTTAACAAAGCTTTAGCAAAGCATCAGAAAGGAAGGGAAGTTTTGACAGTTTCTGAATATTTAGGTGCCGTAACATTAGATAGTGAGTTAAAATATAGGGGTGCCAACTTTCAAGCATTCACAGCACCACAAATTTTGTGGAACCCTTTCTCATGGTCTCCAAGTGCAAGTGTCATGGTGAATGTCTATGCTAACAACATTcaacttttcctgtcttttctgccATCGGACACAAAGGTCTCTGTgcgcatctcagcttgcctggaGGACATTTCAGAGTAGATGGCGGACCACCGCCTAAAGCTTAACTTGGCTAAGACCGAGATACTTTACATCCCATCCCATCCTCCCTGTCACAAGACCCCTCTCGCAACCCTTTTCACAAACAGCATTACTACTGTCAAAGGACTTGGCGTGACacttgatagccaactgtccttctctCAGGTTGCAGCGGTGAGTCAGGCCTGCAGAgtatttttgtacaacatccaaaggatccatccctacctcactatgtattctatgcagctcctagttcaggccctggtcctctcacacctggactactgtctttgcttgtcttcctgtctgtgccatcaaacccctgcaaCTACTCCAGAGTGCAActgcacaacttgtctacaaCCTCCAGTCAAATCAGacccctcctcatctcacttcactgtCTTCCAGTTATCGCTCGCACCAATTtgaaaaccttggtgctggcatacaggacagtgagtgGGACCACACCAACAATCAGTCTTCAGACCATATGTACCGCCCAGATCACTACACTCTACAGCCATGGGGCAACTGGGGGACTGTCCCATCCCAACAGGGTCACTCTTCCCAGTCCCTAGTCCCTCAGTGGTAGgatgaactccccatgggggtcaggacagcagaagtgttgttagcctggtctgacactgtcgctcattcaacttgaatggatatatatttctgttcttttgtgctggaagtcactctggataagactctctgctaaatgagtgtaatgtaatgaatgtgggAGAGTGGGCAACCCTGAAAAAATCAATTTGTATTCATAATGATTACATCATAGAATTGTGTAGTATACTCAtttcaaacttaaaaaaaaaaaaaaaacagttcagcCAGGTTGGCAACTAATCCACTACTAGTTCTGAGCAATGCATTCAGGAAAAGCAGGTGAGCTGAGTAATGGGGCACAATACAGAGGTGAAAGTAGGCACTACGGTGGCAGTGCCTTTTGCGAGTGTGGGGCTCGGGAGGAGGTCACCCACCGACTTGCTTGGCCTCTACAGCTGCTGTGTACTCCCTGCTGAAACTCAGCTCTGTGATGGCCACATCATCCAGGATGATGTTGAAGTCCTTGGCTCTCTCAAAGAGCTCCCGACGAATAAGCAATGACACCTGTAGACATTGACggagaaagggacagagctTCTGCAGACAGAGCCATTTCAGCAGAAAAGGACATTGTCTTAAACTGAAGATCTTCCACTGTACATTTAAAGGTCTGTCTTTCAAAAGTAAAGTTagaagtaaaaacatttttgcttcaGACAAAAGAGATGCAGGTACTGCTTCAGGTACCAAGGGCGCCAGCCTTGTTAAGGCCACGGATGCTGCATGTTGTCATGATCgattttacataaaatgaagTTTCAATTCACTATGcatcttaaataaaataatgataatgactcCTTGAGCAGCAGCTCTATGTTTGACTTAAGCATGACCAAAGCCTCTTGTGAGCTCATGCAGAGGTAGCCCTCGAGACATGGGCTTTACCTGGGCTCTCTGTGTGATGAGCTGCGAGGCGTTGAACTTGGCTACCACACTTTTCAGGACCTCGTTTACGATGGAAGGCAGCACGCGTTCGTCGTAGTCCTTGCCCAGCTGCTGGTACAAGGCTGGCAGGTTGGAGGCCACAGGCCTGGACAGTACACGCAGAGCGATGTTCACCATCTGAAGATCTACACAGGACAGCCAAAAATAAGCAATAAGCATGAGTACACACATTTATAGGtcttaaaggggggggggggcactggtAAAACATAGCTCAtctaacattttcatttcccaACCCCAATTGTGACCCAAAAATTAAAATAGACTAATTTCAGTTCAAAATGTGTGCTTACCAGTTTTGTTAatctacattttaaattcaagtGGCACACTGGTGAATCCTGCCGGCCAACAGAATTTGATGTGGTTTGCAGCAAAACTagaattttgaaaatacaatgcCACCACCAGTGGacagaatgcaaaaataaaaacaaacgaATATtcactaataaaataaaacagaatgagTTCTTGTGCAAGTCAACAAGGTTTGTGTTAATTTTGCATtccatattgatttttatttccattttttatgtGCAGCATTGTCCAAATATATAATAAAGTAATTTGccctttaaacaaaaaaaaaaaaaaccttgttgGAGTCATACTTCATGAAACAGGTAGTAATATTATAAAGCTGAAGACTGTCTTAAACAGCATAATTATATGACTGCTGTGACATAATTATATGACtactatttttaaattttgggtTCATAGACATGGAGAGAACTAATCATTTCAGGTGAGGTCATCACCACCCCTGAAATGTCcacataataatacaaaatggcaaatattttaactttttttttttacctttgcttCCAGTGAGGGAGGAGATCTTCCTGGGCTTTGCTCTTATGTCATAAATGATGGGATACTGGAACCATGGTatcctaaaagaaaaaaaaaaaacagaacacaacactGTGTTAGCTGATGTTACGTATTTCCTGGGTGGGAAATTACATTGCTTCTGCCAGACATAATGTGCATAAACACTCGGTCAAACTCTGCAAGACATGTAAAGGCAGCACCTTTAGTCAGGTGTTCTGGTACAATAGAAATTAGTTTATGCTCATATGTATTAAAGGCTTCAAGATACCAAATGTTTAGAATAATGTATCACTACTGACAACGAATCCGGTCCAGATGGACAAATTCAGATTAAGATTATTGTTCCCTGTGACAAGGATAGAGTATAATGGCAAACGTGGCATAAGATATGACTGTGTTAAGAACCCTATACCTATTTTATTCAAAAGGCAAGCTGTATCCATAACTACAATTCCtgattctttgtttttttgttttttttgctcaacattttttcagggcttttttttaatgttgaatttGGCTTCATATTATCATTGGACAAaaacagtgtatttttaaatatcaacaGTGTGTATTTAAGTCTGAATTTTACACCCTTTATATGAAAGCTATATATGGGTTTTTGGTGACAACCTAGTATACTGTCAGccaaaaaagcttttaaaatgcttctgTCTTAACAAAATAAGTTTTGGGAACTtgacaaaaaaattcagttctctgtaaaaattaattatttaaggTGGACATAACAGTGTTGAGCTCCAGtataaaaaaaagcacaaaaacgGCTTTGCATTGTCATGTAGCCTCATTGATAAACAACCCAAATAAGGGAAGTACCCTCATCTGAAGTGATGGTCTTTTCTGTCGTATTTTGACGTCGGCTCTTTTGGAAATCTCATTTCTCAAATCAGCAGTCTATGCGTTTAATGCCAGTCCTAAATCTTTTCCCAAAATAATGGAATACAAACCATGTGATGTATCTAACAGGACATATCCTGGCTGTTTTCACTGGTTTAATTAGTTTGCTTCTCCAGAGTCAATGCAAATATAGCATTGATAGCATGCATCAGGAGCCTATAACAACTGCCAGCCAATAATACTGACCAAACTGTGAGGTTTTGCCAAAAGGGAcataaaaaattcattttcagaaggtCTTATGTGAGGACATACCTGAAGTGTAATCCTTCAGAAAGAACGGTGTCCATCTGCATCCCTCCAATTCTGTTGAAGATAATTGCCCGCTGCCCTCCTTCCACTGGGAACAGACCACTAACAACCATCACTACTGGAGAACAGGGCTAATGGGGAGCAGGTCAGCAGAGGTCTACCATCAGACCATAGGCTGACCATTGATGCTTTTCCAAGTGTTTGGGTAACTGATATTCACTGGCTCGAAAAATCAAGTAACcccattttacataaaaaaaaatacagagaacaaCCTGTGAGATATGGGATTGTTGTGCATCTAATTTGCACTATGGTCACCACTGCTGTACTTCTCTCCTtataaaactaaattaaaaataggATGTACTTGGGTTAACCTGTGTAACTCTTTGCTTCTTATCTTCCAATGAGGATTTTGTGCCCAAAGCAGTAGCTTGTACATTTAGACAATGTGTTTGTAGATATGACTGTGCAACAACAGCTGCACTTACATTTAGTACTCTGAGTATTTGCTTCACATTACTGCACCATTCATTGTTTACTTGTTCTCTGATGTATGGTCTTTCATGTTGCACTCTAAATCCctaaaaagaggaagaaactgTTCCTACTTTCCTGAACTTTAAAGGAAAGGTTATTTCTCTCCACAGTTCTGTTCTAGAGCTCAGATCACAGGAACAGCCCTCACATGGCTGGAGAGTAAATGGCATTAACACATCTGAACAGTGGATGAAAATAAAGgcagaacaaaacaagcaaCTCCTAGTACATTCTCCTAGTACCTGTATACGTAGCCTCTTTGACTCCATAGGCTAGTGCACCTGCCCCAATGAGCAATTTGACTCCAAGGCCAGCTCCCCTGGAACCTGAGGACATCCTGCTGGCGATAtccctcagctgctgcaggaatctctgagagagggaaagggggttTTACCATTCCTCATTACACATATATGAAGTGTTATAGAGTGGGTTACAGAGTGgacttttcctttttgcatgcaTTACTAACACTAATTTATCTCTAGATTCAGTATAGGGATGTAATATCACATAATTACACTCACTACCCTTTAATGATTTACAGAAAGACAGATTACTACATCAACCAGATTAGTACATTTTTAACGGAGGTAAACTTCTTTTGGGTGACGGTAAATTCTACTATGAACTTCAGGTGGACCAATGTGAGGCGAGTACTCCATCTTGTGGACGTACTGGCTATTGACATATGAGATAGTAGTAGCCATCTCGAACTTTCTGCTTGTTTTCACTAACACTGGCTTTGTAAACGATGGCAACTTATAAACGACACAATAGGTCTTAGCTACAACACattcaaaaatcaaacacacCATTTAATTCTGTTTGGAACGATTAGCTAGTCAGCAAGCTGACAGCATGTTGTCAATAAACGTGGCTAatactagctggctagctgctTCTTGAGCTGCTCCTGGtaactacctagctagccagATAAGTATACGTTCAGAACCGATTACCTACCAAACTGAAGATACAAATCTATAATAGTTGTAGTTACTAGCTTTCGTTCAATACGCGTATATCTAAAATTACAGAATGACAGCTAGCTGGCAATTGAGCATGGCCTGACCCAGCCAGCTTGCCAGCTAGGTAACTCAAAAGCATAATCTTGCGAATGAAATAGTCAACAGTCtgatgctgtctctctctctcctgcgtAAAATGCAACACAGATATTACAAAAACGTAACAACGGCACTGGACCTGACGTAAACAGATAGCTACTAGCTAGCAGGTCAGTGCAGATTtgacaaaatgtcaaacagACCCCCTCTATCAAATTATAAAACACAAGCCAATATTTCCGAACTTCTGTAAATACAGACAAATGAGACACATTCAAATTTCTATTTGCTAATAAACCTGAATTATTAtgggacatttttcatttatacagcaattCGAATACTTACACTGGGCTCTTTATTCGCCATGCCGCTTCTTGCAGTCTTGGAGATCCAAGGTCGTAAAGGACTTCCTTTTCCCGGTGAAAGGCTttctgggacttgtagtttaCACCCAATTGaagtactgtaactgtaatcTGTCTAAACTtctttttcccttccctttttcccttttcataaAGTGACTAATATTGAgagatttaaagaaaaaattcGTTGTTGCCATGTCACACCCATTGAAAAGAGAccaatgcaattaaaataactTGCGGTTTAAACAACTAGTTCCTTAGTGGACAGCAATATgatgatgtttttattctgaaaaggtTGCTTTAATATGTCTAGCTTTTGATTAACGAGAGTATTTCcactacatttatatttatatttatatatataaacccTGTCAGAAAATGGTAAACCATTTATTGAAAATACAAGGTTATAAAAATCCCAGTACAAACTGGTAAAATAGATTATCTAGATCTATAGGAGAATATCCACTGTGTGCAAAGAGGAAAGGAATAGGCCTCTACACTGGGCCAACTAAATAGATCATTAGCACTAATGTACTGATTTGAAAATATGAACACTCTTGCATCAACACGTACATCAGGTAGTCCAGATTTAattgaaatacataaacatttgcaGAGCAGTGCTTTTGTTAGAGGCCAATAACATGAAGGGCATGGATTAGATATCACACCTTAATTTCTGCAAGATTGTTTGTTCTAAAAATGGCTGGCAgaataattttcaaaaacaccTGGTCAACTCTGACTTTGTTGacatatttgcataaaactATAACTACAGGTTCCCCCTCTTAGTTTGGggaaaatatattatattattatattatacataatgGAAGCAGAAGACTTTACATGCTACTGACAAAATCTTCAATGGCAGGTTGTAAGAACTACTATAAGTTGACAACAGAAATCAAAGGGTGATGGCAATTCAGAACTTTGATTGGAATTTTACAtaagtaatttgtaatttgtaaagtaATTTGTTTTACAATGAAGAATTTCCGGTACCATAGATGTACTTACCAAACCCTTTCTCCCACTTCTTTttcactgatattttttttcatggaactGGGCAGTGTGAGGAAATGCTTCAATTGTTTTTCAGAAAGggatgaaataacataaatgcaGTGGTTTAAAGGACAGAAGGAATATCTAACCCTGTTCCAACCAAATCTCAGCAGATGTAAAATCATTCATGAGCTACAAAGTTATAATTTCTAAGTAAAATAATTCCTTACCTTTAGACAAACTGCCCACTAGTAAGGGAAGAATAGGAATAAAATTCACAAATGTCAATATTTCCCTGCATAAAAGAGTAATCAGTAAACCCAGGCACACGTTTGTGCAGGAAAggattaaaaattaattgaaaaataaacattgcctCAATGAGTTGGTTTTGATGGCTATGAATGTTTTAATTCATAATTACATTCAGTATTAAACACAACCTATTTTACAGCTTAGTTACaactaacaacaacaacatctgcAACCACAACATCAACTGGAAGCAAACAAATATCTTAATACAAGCTAACAATGAAGCAGTGTACATTGCAACTGGAGATTTAGGAGCGAAAGGggaaatgtacaaataaaataatttacaaggTTGGTCGCGATGAGCATCGGTGCTCATATATACAAAAAGTCTTTATATCTGCAGTGAGCCGGTGAGATCTTCAGAGCTTGCTTTGATTATTGTTTCCGCGTCATTTCCATTAGAGTGACTTAGTCACAGtaacagacaaaaacactttaGATGGTCGGTTCTCTCTGACCATACAAAAGTCTTGCAGCTACGTGAGACTTGTTCTTTtcccccttcaaaaaaaaaaagataaaaaaaaaagaaatgcaaggTGTTCCACTTCAGACATAGAAAAGTCGTACTCGGGAAGTGCTTACAAGAAGCTCATCATCGTAGAACTTGGTCTCTATCACAACATTACcgctgaaagagaggaaaaacagattaTATTTCTCAATCCAAATCTGTTTCACAATAGCTTGTTCAGCTACTGCCTCTAAACAGCTATGCATTTCACACTTACACTTAAATTCTTCAGCAAATTATTCAAGAAATGGTTGCAGACATACTAAATATACCAGAAAGTGTAAGAGACTTACGTTAAAACATTTGCTGGCATCATCTGTGACTCAGGTGCAGCCTCTATCAAAGATTGCCATGTGTTTGTGGAATTGGGAATCACGAAACCAAACTCAAAGAACCATTCTACAGGggagaaacaagaaaacaaagccattttaaacaaagcCATATTAACAATATCCTAGAtcctagatcagattagttctggctcgctacaccgaccttgcgctcagctttAGCACTATCTGCACTGTATGACCtatacacatcttgcccttgtgcctgtctgcccactatatgcacttttgtacgtcgctttggatagaagcgtctgctaaatgaataaatgtaaatgcaaatgtaacaaaaattcATGTCAAACCTGTCAATATATTGACATAAATTCAGACAAATACGCtgcaaatgtatacattttccAAATCGCATACcctactatttttatttttatcaaaacCATTGTAGTTTAAATTGTCTACATATACCATTCACATATTGGATGTGTGGacactgaaaatgtcaatgGGTGCAGCACAAAACATCCTTGCAGCAACGTCCTATTTTTTTCACggtaaaaaatacaaagaacatTGTACACCAAAAGAACTTGTCTGTGGACAACACTGCACTTAGACTGTCTTGTGGTGTTCGATTAGCGAACATAACCCGGTAATACTGCAAAACCACAGCAATACTGCAagatatgcatttattttcctatTATGTATTCAGTGGAAATGAATCTGCATCAACATAATTCATTCAATACATAACAACAGAATAAActgttaaatgtcaaaatgaataacaaaacaGATATGTAAttcaaccaaacaaaacaatcacGATATATACACAGATGCAATGCTCTAAATAAATGGTGAAAAAACCAAAAAGCAAAAGAGCTGGTAAAAAGTGCTATTCTGCTGGTGAATGCAACTGAATGCAAGATTCATAGTTGTTTAAACTTCATTACAGCAGTCAGCCTATTGCATCTCCCATGTGGCAATGGTGAAAAACACTGAGAGGAAACAAGTTAACTAACTGACTTAGTTAACTTTGGTCAGTGCCATGATACTGTGGTACCACCTTTTTTCGTTCATGGATTCAATCCCTTGCCTGATTCTGCCTACTAGCCTTGACTGACAGGAGTGCGGCTGTGCAGTAGGCTGCATGAGTGAATGTGAAGTATGGAGTGAAGgtgaaaatgcagctgaaacagGATGGTGCCCCACTGGAACTTCACATGGAAAAACACCCTGTTGATGGGTGCTATTACAAAGATTTAAACATGCGAGACTGTATTTCCCTGAACATCTATGAATACTGTTTGAACATTTACTTATTTCAATATTAAACTGTACACTTAcaggaaatatatttaattgtaCATTCATgtattgaaattttgttttggttttgtcttCCATACTAAAACAGCATTATACTAtagttaaaatgaacaaaaacccACAAACCAAGATATTTTTAACATCATACACATGACCAGCCAAATGTGGgtgagaaaaaagtaaaaaccaACCCTTCAAGAGGAAATGTGCTTTTTGAGAGCCTGAGAGCACCAGCCGTTTCCCTGAAACAATTCTTAGTCTTAATCCTTTCTGGCACAAACATCTGACTGCTCAGGGAGACCTGAGACAAAAAGTCCAAGAAAGGATAAGTTGAAAAGGCAAAAGGGAGAGGAGTACCTTCTAAACACTGGCCTTTGAAAAAAACCTTCTGTTCAAGTCTGAacttttccagtttttctaTTGACGAGAAATTCAGCTCTCTGGAAACAGCTTTGCACTTCAAGATCTTCTTGGGAACTCGAGCTGTAAGGAGTACAATGAGACATCAATCTGGCCATTTTGATAGGTAACGCACGTATACAGTGCTGACATACAGGaacaataaaattttaaaaaatcggAAGTATTGGATGTTAGGTTTGAACCAAAACAAGTATTTCACTTCAGATATATCAGTCCACTTCATACAAATGAATGtgatacaaataaacattttgagaTCCAACTCTGACATCATTATTGGAGGTTTTGAATGAGTTCAGAGCAGCTCCATGGGGAGCAGTTAAAGAGGCAGCTATGAGATGGAGTGGGGAACACAGTAGTGCCCTCTGATCCCTGGAATACCAATAGAATCACAAATAAATCTGATAAAACCAGGAGAACGCTGTTGGAAATGCTCATGGGACAGCTGTGTCTGAATAATACTTATCATACTATACTAATAATACTATCTCCTAAACCACTCTGTATATTGAAGCATGTGGAAAGAAATGAAGTCTTCATTAACAAATTGAGGCTAAATAATCCACCTGGGTCAATT
The nucleotide sequence above comes from Megalops cyprinoides isolate fMegCyp1 chromosome 2, fMegCyp1.pri, whole genome shotgun sequence. Encoded proteins:
- the pde6d gene encoding retinal rod rhodopsin-sensitive cGMP 3',5'-cyclic phosphodiesterase subunit delta; the encoded protein is MSSNEDRAKEILKGFKLNWMNLRDAETGKVLWQGTEDLSLPGVEHEARVPKKILKCKAVSRELNFSSIEKLEKFRLEQKVFFKGQCLEEWFFEFGFVIPNSTNTWQSLIEAAPESQMMPANVLTGNVVIETKFYDDELLVSTSRVRLFYV
- the phb2b gene encoding prohibitin-2b, coding for MANKEPSRFLQQLRDIASRMSSGSRGAGLGVKLLIGAGALAYGVKEATYTVEGGQRAIIFNRIGGMQMDTVLSEGLHFRIPWFQYPIIYDIRAKPRKISSLTGSKDLQMVNIALRVLSRPVASNLPALYQQLGKDYDERVLPSIVNEVLKSVVAKFNASQLITQRAQVSLLIRRELFERAKDFNIILDDVAITELSFSREYTAAVEAKQVAQQEAQRAQFYVEKAKQDQKQKIIQAEGEAQAAKMLGEAVTKNPGYLKLRRIRAAQNIAKTVAASQNKVYLSADSLVLNLQDDSFNNLSLGKK